The Anoxybacillus amylolyticus DNA segment GTAAATGTCTTGAATATCAATGACGCCATAGACGTCGCCGTCGTAAACAAGCTTTACTGTTTCTCCGACAGCTAGTTCGTTTGCTTTTTCTTTACTGACGGCAAGCGTGATTGGAATGCTCCATACCGTTCCATCAGCAAGGCGCATCGTTTCGACGACTGCATCGTAATCCGTTTTCGTTAAAAACCCGGTAAGTGGGCTATAGCCGCCGATGCCAATCAACTCAAGGTCGCTTAGTTCAGCATTGCTCAATTCAATTTCTTTTTCAATGGCATCAACTACATAATCTGGATTCCAGCGATTGATTAACGTTCCTCCGTGTGGGATGCTTACACTCATTTTGTGTTCCTCCTTGTTTAATAAAACTTATAAGATAACTAGGAATTAAGATTAAATACCGCCGCCATTTTCGTGAAGCGACCGTTTTTCTTCGGAGATCGTCTTTTTTAAACTAATGACCCCTATTGTCGCTAAGCAGACGCTAAAGATGGCGATGACAGTGTATAAGTCGCTATCAAGCAATAACTTTACTAAACTATACGAGATAACGAGCGAGAAAATTGGTGAAACGAACCAAACTTTTAATAGTTGGATGACGATTCGTTTTTGCCAAATATAAAATCCTGTTTTGGCGGTGCCAATTCCGATAATGGCTGATGTCGTAATTTGTGTTAGTGGCACAGGAAGCCCGAAAACGGAAGAAATGATAACAAGAATTGCTCCTGTTCCGGAAATGGCGCATCCTTCAAACGGCGAAAAGCGCGTAATTTTTTTTCCGTTTGTTTCGAGTACACGTCTGCCAAGTAATAGCGCGCCCAGAGCAACGAACAATCCTCCAAATATCGTTCCCTTTGTGATGGAAATAAGCCCTGCACCGACAAGTGGTCCGACCGCGTTCGCGACATTGTTCATTCCTGCGGAAAACGCTTCAAAAAAGCCAGCGACAATCAATAGCGCCATAAAGCTTTGTTGCCATTTCCCTTTTTCGACTTGCGGGTATTTGCGCTTTAACGCTAAAAACCATTTGCCGATAATCAATGTCAATGTAAAAGCAATAATTGGAACAACGACCCAAATGGACACGATAAATAATAGTTTCGATACATAAAGCGCCTCGTAAGCAATGCCAACCCCAACGACTGAGCCGACGGTAATTTCGCTTGTCGATAACGGAATTCCCATGATGTTTGCTGCAAATAGTGAAATAGTTGCCGCCGTTAAAATGATAATGACAATTTTGACGGTCAGTATGGAGGAGGGAATAATGCCTGATCCGATCGTTTTCACAACTTCCCCGCCACCAAGGCTGCCGAGGAATACGCCAAGGCCACAAAGAAGGAGGGCGACGTGTTTTCGCTTGATTGCTCCCGCTCCGTAGGCGACACCCATAGCAGCGGCCGCACCGCTTGCGCCGATATTCATCGCGAAAAAGAAGGAGACGAGAAAAGCAATGGTTAACATCTTCATTCTCCTCCCTATGATTCATGCAGGCCGCATTCTGTTTTTCCCCTTCCAGCCCATCTTCCTGAGCGCAAATCGCTCATGTCGAGAGCAGGGGAGGTACATGGTTCACAGCCGATGCTTGGATAGCCGCGGTCGTGCAGTACGTTATATGGCAATTCGTGTTTGTACACATAGTTCCAGACATCTTTCCATGTCCAATGAATAAGGGGGCAAATTTTAATCGATTGAAATTTTTCATCTTTGTTAATATACTCGACATGTTGACGCGTCGGGGATTGTTCACGCCGTAGGCCAGAAATCCAGGCAGTGACCCCTGTTAATACTTCGCGGAGCGGAATAATTTTCCGTAGTTGACAGCACTGGTTCGGGTTGCTTTTCCACAATTCTGCGCTGAATTGCTCGGCTTGCTCGTCGAGCGTGAGGTATGGTTTTTTTATGACAATGCGAAGCGATGGATATTTTTTCTTCACTTTTTCAATCGTTTCATACGTTTCTTGGAAATGAAGATTGGTATCTAAAAAGACGATTTCCGCATCTGGTCTTACTTTGGCGATAAGGTCAATAAGCACAATCCCTTCAATGCCGAAGCTGCAGGCGTAGACAATGTTGTCTTGATAATGATCATATGCCCAGAGCAACACGTCAAGCGCTCCCTTTGTGTCATTGTCGCTTGGAAATGACGGTTTTTCCACATCCCATGTGTGATACGTAAGCAAGATAATCCCCCCTTAATTAGTAATAAAAAAACTTCCCATTTCGGAAAGGCGGAAGACGGGTTTTTTTCCACTTCAAAAACTGTTAGGCGTTAAGTGATAGTTGACTACCATAGTTCTTTCCCTGCTCTTGATAAGTTTGTAATTGACTAAAATTTTAACATAATTCGAACAAAAGTCAATCCTAGTTTTTCGATAGGAATTATTTTTTTAAAAAAAAATCCCCCTTAAGAAAGGGGTTATTTTTTTTGTTCCAATTCCATGCGCATAAACTTTCGTGTATTTGGTCCGTATATTCCGTCGTCTTGCAGTGCGGCGTACATCGATTGGAAACGCCGTACGGCGTCTTCCGTTTGTTCGCCGTATACGCCATCAATTGCTTTCGGGTCAAAGCCGAGGTGTTTTAAGGCACGTTGTAACATTTTCACGTCTTCCCCTTTGTCCCCTCTTTTTAATAGTTTGTTTGGTAATGGGAATGGTTCTTGGCGGAGTTTTTGGTTGACGACTTCCGTTAATTTTCCTAACGTTTCTTGGCCAATGATGCCGTCTACGTGCAAGCTGTATTTTTTTTGAAATGCCATGACGGCATTTTCTGTTTCGTCGCCGAAAGTGCCGTCTGCTCCGTATTTTGGAAGCGGAAAGCCGATGCGGATAAGGTCTTGTTGAATTTCTTTCACAAACATCCCTTTATCTCCGAGCTTGAGCGGCAACCGAACGGTTGTACCTTGTACGACTGGTGTTGCGGGATTGTTTTTATTCGATTGACTAGCAGGTGTCATCGCATCGACGACATCTTGGATAAAACTACCCCATGTCACTCCGTAAAGGCGAAACGCATCGAGCGGGTCGTTTCTTCGCTCGGGATCAAGTGTATGATGGGATACAATGTGCCTTTTCGGATTAAGTCGGAACGTTTTGCAGAGGTAGGCGTGATACCAGACGTACCGTTTATATGCTTCGGAAAAATCAATCGTTCCTCCGTAACAAAGCTCCACCCCGATGGCAGCATCGTTTGCATCCACCCCGAACAGCTGATTGTCGGTAGGCTTGTTGTATAACACGTGCCACGCTTTTTCGTCTAACGGAATGATTTCAAGAATATATTTGTCATCGATAAAGGTATGTGCCGACGAGGATGGTTGTCGTTTGTCAAAATAGTTGCGGTTGGCGTAAGCGGTCGAGCCAGGATTGCCAGTAGAGTGGCTGACAATAAATTTTACTTCTTTCAGTTTTTGACCGGAGCGGGCGTTGCCGATTTGAATATAGTCGCGGGTAATGGCGTATTCCATGTTTGTCCACCTTCCTTATAATATGACTTCGTCATATCATATGTGCAAATCGTTAAATGGTGAAGGACGTTCTACTATGTTATCGCAACGAAAAAGAAAAAAAGAAAGACGGCAGCGCCATCTTTCTCATTTTTTTCGTAAGTTCCCTAACTCTTCCACAATTGCTTGCATTTCGCTCGGGCTGAACGACTGCTTTTTCATGACGAGGTCATAAATGTCTTTTAGTTCTTCGTACAGTTCATCATCGAAATGTGATGGTTTTAAAACAGAGAAGTTTAACACCTTTAGCTTTTCTTTCAGCTGTTCAATCATATATGCGATGTTTTCTGGCGATTTTTTCGATAAGTCCACGTTCGTTCTTCCTTTCCGCTGTTTGTTACCGCCTATTGTACCATAGGGATGCATGTCGGTACATCTTTTGTTTATAATGAAAAGCGAGAGGAGGAATTGGCAATGGTGAAAGTGTTGTTCGTTTGTTTAGGAAATATATGCCGCTCGCCGATGGCAGAGGCAGTGTTTCGTGATCTTGTAAAAAAAGAAGGATTAACGGATAAAATTTCGATTGATTCGGCAGGAACGGGAAATTGGCACATCGGCAAGCCGCCACATCGCGGCACACAGGAAGTTTTACAAAAAAACGCCATCGAGTTTGAAGGGATTCGTGCGAGACAAATTACGGAAGAAGATTTGCGGACGTTTGATTACATTATTGCGATGGATGTGGAGAATCTCGGAAATTTACGCCGGCTAGCGGGATATACGAAAACAGGTTTTATCGGTCGGCTGCTCGATTTTGTTCCAGACAGCGATCTTACCGATGTACCAGATCCGTATTATACAGGCAATTTTGCGGAAGTATATGAATTAGTTCAAAAGGGATGTCGTCATTTGCTTGAGACGATTAAAAAAGAAAAAGGACTATAAAACTAGGCGAAAGGGGGAGTAGTGATGGTTAATCTCACGTTTATCCGTGAACTAATCCGACGGTTTCAAGAAGATGAAGTATCGCGGTTGTCAGCGGAGTTAGCGTACTTTTTCCTTCTTTCCCTCTTTCCGTTTTTAATTTTTTTATTGACGCTACTAGCGTATTTGCCGATTCCGCACGAAGATGTGCTTACCATCGTCCGGCAGTATGCCCCGAAAGAAGCGATTGATCTCATTGAAACGAACATTCACTATGTGATGAATCATCAAAACGGCAAGCTACTGTCACTAGGGATTATTGGCGCGATATGGTCAGCTTCTAACGGGATTGACGCAATTGTTCGGGCACTAAATCGCGCATACGACGTGGAAGAAAGCCGGTCGTTTCTCGTCGCACGAGGGATGTCGATTGTACTGACATTTGGGATGATGCTTGTCATTGTCGTGGCGCTACTCCTTCCTGTGTTCGGCAAGGCAATCGGGCTTTTTTTATCTTCCGTGCTGGGGGTTTCTTCCGTTTTTCTAGCGCTTTGGGATACGTTGCGTTGGACAGTTAGTGCTCTTATTTTATTTATCGTATTTACGGCATTGTATTACTTTGCTCCAAATAAAGAGCTACATTGTAAAGAAGTGTACGTCGGTGCCCTTTTTGCGACGATCGGTTGGATTGCGGCATCGCTTGCATTTTCTTATTACGTCGGAACGTTTACGAGTTATACGTCGATGTATGGAAGTCTCGGTGGAATTATCATTTTACTCATCTGGTTTTATTTATCGGGCATGATTATCGTGCTTGGAGGGGAGTTAAATGCGATTTTTGCCTGCCGGCGCGAAGGACGAAAACGAGGATAAATGTGAGGAAACGGGGAGATATTAATCGGTGTAGCCGGTTAGAGGAGGGGTGTAAGGATGACGAAAAAAACAAAAAAAGATGGCGGAACAAAGCAAAAAGGAAAGCATAAACCAACGCATAAAACAAGCGGTAGCGCGAACGGACAAAACGGATACCATTAAAAAAGAAAGGCTGTCGCCCCCGACAGCCTTTCATTCTGCAATTTCTTCGTAATGGTAGTATGTTTGGTTGTAAATGTGCTCAATTTCTGCATCGGTCATGTACATAAGCTGCTCTCTAGCAATGCCTTTGACTTTCTCAATAAACTCAATCATATTTTTCCGTTCCGCTCTACTCATCGTTCCTCGCTCCTTTATTCTGTTTTAAAACAGGTTATTTATTTGTTATTTGTATTATATAACAGAATAAAAAAATCGGTCAACACTTTTTTAAAAAAATAGGCAAAAAAAAATGGAGGTCACTTTGCAGCAACCTCGGTTCGTTTGGTATAAAACAGTGCGATGGAAACGAAGAAAAGAAGAGAACTAATGGTGAGAAAAAAGCTCCCGCGTTGCTCGTATTGAAGCATCCAGCCGATAAAAAACGGTCCACACATGCTGCCGATGCTGTAAAGAATGCCGGAAAGTAAATTGCCCGCCGGCAATAGATGTTTCGGGAGCAAATCCGCCATATAGGTAATCCCGAGCGAGAAAAGGGAACCGACAAACATGCCAGCAACAAAAAAGCAAAAGAATAAAACGATTGAGTGAAGGAAAAATAGAGCACTAATAAAACTTGCAACTCCAATCCATAAAGAACCGACGAGGACACGTTTTCGCTCGAAACGATCGCTTAGCATGCCGAGCGGCAGTTGAAACAAAATGCTGCCGATGGAAAAGGCGGGCAACAAGGTCGCCACTTGTTGCACCGATAAATGTTCACGAAGCGCATAGACTGGAAAAATGCCGTGGATGGAGGCTTCTAAAAATCCGTAAGTAAATGGAAGCAACAGCGCTGTCCACGCATATTTCCACGTTTCTGCAAAACGATGAGTTGCGCTTTTAGGTGCATCTTGTGCCGGTTCTGGGCGTTCGTTTTGTAACAAAAACACCATTGCCCAGCTAACTACACTAAGCAAAGAAGAAACGAAAAACGGCAGTGCCTCATTTTTTTCAACCAACGATGCAATCATCGGTCCGATGGCAAATCCGATGCCAAAAGATAACCCATAGAGCGACACGTTTCGCCCACGGCGATGCGGGAGGGAAAAATCGGTAATCCACGTTTGAACGGCAAAATGAAGCATATGGTCGCCGATTCCGATGACAAAACGCAAGATAAACCAAAAGAAAAGCGACTTCCATAGTGGAAAAAGGGCGAGCGATAATAGTACAATAAAACCACCTAGTATAATCATGGGCTTGTATCCATATTTTCTCATCGGTTTTTCCATAAACGGGGAAACGAGCAAAATGCCGATATACATTGCCGTCGCATGCACCCCATTGATGGAAGAAGAAACACCATGGTTCTCTAATAAAATTGAAATTAGTGGAAGGAGCATCCCTTGCGATAACCCAGAAATGGCGACAACACTAACTAAAATAAAAAGTCGCATGACAAATTCCCCCGTTTGTTAAAAGTGCACCGATTATCATCGTACATAGTTTGCGGGAGAAAGACAAGAAAAAAGGAGTGAGCGATATGGAATTCACGATGAAAGAAGTCGGCTTTCGGACAACGTTGGAATATGGAGAGTTGCACGTAGCTGGAGATGAAGCACACGGTTTCCGGCCGTATCAGTTGCTCGTTTCCTCGGTTGCGGCGTGCAGCGGTGGAGTGCTAAGAAAAATATTAGAAAAAAAGCGGCTTCATGTAAAAAATATGACGATTCATGCCAATGTAACGCGCAATGAGCGAGAGGCAAATCGCGTCGAAGCGATTCATCTTCATTTCGTGCTCGGGGGAGAAGGGCTAACGGAAGAAAAAGTAGCAAAATCGCTAGAAGTCGCGCGGAAAAATTGTCCGATTGTTCGGTCGGTCGAGGAATGCATTCGTATTACAGAAACATTTGAAATTAAAAAGGGGTCGGAGAATAACGATGAATAAAGTGTTTGCGCTGCTCGTTTTAGCTGGTGTTCCACTTTCTATCCTTGGAGGTCTTTTTCATTGGCCTTCCGTCGTCATGTTTGCGGTATATTGCGTGACGATCATTGCATTGGCAAGCTACATGGGGAGAGCAACGGAAAGTTTGGCGATCGTTGCTGGACCGCGCATTGGCGGGTTGTTAAATGCCACGTTTGGCAATGCAGTAGAGCTCATCATTTCCGTCTTTGCGCTCAAAGCAGGACTTGTTGGAGTTGTCTTAGCCTCGCTAACCGGTTCAGTATTAGGAAACTTATTATTAGTTGCCGGACTGTCATTTTTCGTCGGCGGACTTAAATATAAGCGGCAAGAATTTAATGTCTATGACGCTCGCCATAACGCCGGATTGTTAACGTTTGCGATTTTAGTGGCGTTTGTCATTCCCGAAGTGTTTTCTTTACATATGTCAGAGGGAGAAACGTTGTCGCTTAGTGTTGGCATCTCTGTTATTATGATTATTTTATATGTAGCTGCGCTTTATTTTAAATTAGTGACGCACCGTGGGGTATACCAACATAAATCAGACGAAGTAGAAGAACATGAAGAACCGGAGTGGGGAAAAGGCAAAGCAATTGCCATTTTAGCGCTTGCGACGCTTGCCGTTGCGTATATTTCCGAAAAGCTCGTACATACGTTTGAAACGGTTGCCGAGTCGTTTGGTTGGAGCGAGCTGTTTATCGGGATTATTATCGTCGCTATCGTCGGCAACGCGGCAGAACACGCTTCTGCTATCATTATGGCATATAAAAACAAAATGAATGTGGCAGTGGAAATTGCCATCGGTTCGACGCTACAAATCGCGATGTTTGTCGCCCCTGTCTTAGTGCTTATCTCGCTTTTCTTTCCGACAAGCATGCCGCTAGTGTTCTCTCTCCCAGAGTTAGTGGCGATGGCGACATCAGTGCTACTTATGATCGTTCTTTCCAACGATGGCGACACGAACTGGTTTGAAGGAGCGACATTGCTTGCGGCATATACGATTATGGGAATTGGCTTTTATTTGCTGTAAAAAAAAGAGGACTCTGTCAGACGGCAGAGTCCTTTTCCTATAAAAAATAGGAGGAAAAACAGCACATGTGTACATAGTATAACATGTTATTAGAAAATTTTAAATATTAAAATAAAAAGTCTTTTGTATTTTTGATGGATAAATGCGCTTTTTTTGAAAAAAATAACGAAGAGAGCAATAGAAAGGGGTAGATGCAATGAGAAAATGGATGCTTTCTTGTGCGATAAGTTTGTTAGTTGCTTATTCACCAGCGCTAGCTATCGCAGCAACGCCTGTTGATATTTCAAAAGAAAACACGTATCCAAATCCGACACAAGATTTGCCATACTTGCAGCCGAGCCCGTTTGCCAAACAACTAATTGAAACGGCGAACGTCAAAATTGAAAATCCTGAACTTATTCGATTGTTAAACGAGTCATCGGTATCTAGCACCCCGTTTGCGTTCGGCTATCGGGCGACAATTTATTTAGGACAGTGGCCATTGAACTATCAGTCGCTAGAAACGTCGACGAATTGGGAATACCAAAAAGTGAATACGAATTTTTTAGACAACCGCGGCGGCAATACTGCACAAAAGCTGTACTATAAACAAGAAATGCAAAAGCATATCCGGGGCGGGTTAACAGCGCCAGTGCCGAATGAGGAAGCAGTGAAAAAAATGATGCTCCTTACGGCGATGAAAAAAACGAATTTGCCGCTATCATTTAGCACAGTCATCGGCATCGGCACGAAAAAAGACCAGCCATACCAAGTGCCGGTGAAAAAACTTGGCTATTTGTATGCGTTTAGTCCAGCGGTCAATGAAAAAGGAAAAGTAACGTATGGAGAAGTGTACATCGTACTAAAAGGGAATAAAAAGAAAATTGTCGTCAAAAATGTGATGACGCAAGGCGTCGGCGCATGGATTCCGGTGCAAGACCGGCTGTCGTTTTTGTATATTGTAAGCGACCAGCCAAGATAAAACGTCAAGGAAAGCTGCCTTGACGTTTATTTCGTGAGAAGTGCTTTTCGTTTGGTAAAATCAACGGTTGGATAATAAATGTTTTTGACGAGCACGTTCGGTCCTAGACATTGTACCGATGGACAGTGGCAATTTAATTGTTTGGCGAGGGGCGAACGCATCCATTTTTCGTATGCTTCTAGCAACGTATCACGCTGGATGTTGCCGAGCGATGGTTCGTCGCCAAAATCAGTGACAATGATTTCCCCTGTGAAAATGTTGACGTTTAGTCGTGAACGCCCATCGGGGTCGTTGCGCACGGTGACATTTTTGCTCGTGTATAGCCGTTTGAGTAAGGCAAGGTCTTCTTCGTTGGGGCTGCACGGATAAAACGGAAGCGTACCAAACAACATCCAAACGTTTTCATCGCGAACGTCTAGCAAATGATGAATCGCCTCTCGAAGTTCGGCAAGGCTGACCGTTTCAAGCGCGCTTGCAAAATCGCTCGCATACATCGGATGCACTTCATGTCGCTTACAGTGCATTTCTTCGACAATTTGGCGATGAATCGTTTCTAAATGCGGCAATGTCCGCTTATTAATCATCGTTTCTGCGGAAACAAACACCCCCATTTTTGAAAGTGCTTTTGCGTTTTCGAGCATCCGAAAAAAATACGCTTCCCGTTGTTTTCGGCTCGGTTTTTTCTCCATCATCTTAAAGCCGCCTTCGACGAAATCGTCGATTGTGCCCCAGTTATGCGAAATGTGTAAGACGTCTAAGTAAGGGATAATTTTTTCATATCGTTCCAAATCGAGCGTTAAGTTGGAATTAATTTGGGTGCGTACGCCGCGTTCATGCGCGTATTTTAATAACGGCACAACATATTGTTCGACAGATTTTAGCGAAAGCATCGGCTCGCCGCCAGTAATGCTTAATGAGCGCAACTGCGGAATTTCATCAAGCCGCCGAATTAAAAGGTCTACAGGCAACGCCTCTGGGTCTTTCGTCTGCAACGTATAGCCGACGGCGCAGTGTTCACAACGCATATTACAAAGCGTCGTCGTCGTAAATTCGATATTGGTTAGCTGCATATTTCCATATTGCTTTACATC contains these protein-coding regions:
- a CDS encoding inorganic phosphate transporter, whose protein sequence is MLTIAFLVSFFFAMNIGASGAAAAMGVAYGAGAIKRKHVALLLCGLGVFLGSLGGGEVVKTIGSGIIPSSILTVKIVIIILTAATISLFAANIMGIPLSTSEITVGSVVGVGIAYEALYVSKLLFIVSIWVVVPIIAFTLTLIIGKWFLALKRKYPQVEKGKWQQSFMALLIVAGFFEAFSAGMNNVANAVGPLVGAGLISITKGTIFGGLFVALGALLLGRRVLETNGKKITRFSPFEGCAISGTGAILVIISSVFGLPVPLTQITTSAIIGIGTAKTGFYIWQKRIVIQLLKVWFVSPIFSLVISYSLVKLLLDSDLYTVIAIFSVCLATIGVISLKKTISEEKRSLHENGGGI
- a CDS encoding phosphoadenylyl-sulfate reductase, which encodes MLTYHTWDVEKPSFPSDNDTKGALDVLLWAYDHYQDNIVYACSFGIEGIVLIDLIAKVRPDAEIVFLDTNLHFQETYETIEKVKKKYPSLRIVIKKPYLTLDEQAEQFSAELWKSNPNQCCQLRKIIPLREVLTGVTAWISGLRREQSPTRQHVEYINKDEKFQSIKICPLIHWTWKDVWNYVYKHELPYNVLHDRGYPSIGCEPCTSPALDMSDLRSGRWAGRGKTECGLHES
- a CDS encoding peptidoglycan-binding domain-containing protein → MTPASQSNKNNPATPVVQGTTVRLPLKLGDKGMFVKEIQQDLIRIGFPLPKYGADGTFGDETENAVMAFQKKYSLHVDGIIGQETLGKLTEVVNQKLRQEPFPLPNKLLKRGDKGEDVKMLQRALKHLGFDPKAIDGVYGEQTEDAVRRFQSMYAALQDDGIYGPNTRKFMRMELEQKK
- a CDS encoding DUF1128 domain-containing protein is translated as MDLSKKSPENIAYMIEQLKEKLKVLNFSVLKPSHFDDELYEELKDIYDLVMKKQSFSPSEMQAIVEELGNLRKK
- a CDS encoding low molecular weight protein-tyrosine-phosphatase; its protein translation is MVKVLFVCLGNICRSPMAEAVFRDLVKKEGLTDKISIDSAGTGNWHIGKPPHRGTQEVLQKNAIEFEGIRARQITEEDLRTFDYIIAMDVENLGNLRRLAGYTKTGFIGRLLDFVPDSDLTDVPDPYYTGNFAEVYELVQKGCRHLLETIKKEKGL
- a CDS encoding YihY/virulence factor BrkB family protein — its product is MMVNLTFIRELIRRFQEDEVSRLSAELAYFFLLSLFPFLIFLLTLLAYLPIPHEDVLTIVRQYAPKEAIDLIETNIHYVMNHQNGKLLSLGIIGAIWSASNGIDAIVRALNRAYDVEESRSFLVARGMSIVLTFGMMLVIVVALLLPVFGKAIGLFLSSVLGVSSVFLALWDTLRWTVSALILFIVFTALYYFAPNKELHCKEVYVGALFATIGWIAASLAFSYYVGTFTSYTSMYGSLGGIIILLIWFYLSGMIIVLGGELNAIFACRREGRKRG
- a CDS encoding BH0509 family protein, encoding MSRAERKNMIEFIEKVKGIAREQLMYMTDAEIEHIYNQTYYHYEEIAE
- a CDS encoding MFS transporter; protein product: MRLFILVSVVAISGLSQGMLLPLISILLENHGVSSSINGVHATAMYIGILLVSPFMEKPMRKYGYKPMIILGGFIVLLSLALFPLWKSLFFWFILRFVIGIGDHMLHFAVQTWITDFSLPHRRGRNVSLYGLSFGIGFAIGPMIASLVEKNEALPFFVSSLLSVVSWAMVFLLQNERPEPAQDAPKSATHRFAETWKYAWTALLLPFTYGFLEASIHGIFPVYALREHLSVQQVATLLPAFSIGSILFQLPLGMLSDRFERKRVLVGSLWIGVASFISALFFLHSIVLFFCFFVAGMFVGSLFSLGITYMADLLPKHLLPAGNLLSGILYSIGSMCGPFFIGWMLQYEQRGSFFLTISSLLFFVSIALFYTKRTEVAAK
- a CDS encoding OsmC family protein, with protein sequence MEFTMKEVGFRTTLEYGELHVAGDEAHGFRPYQLLVSSVAACSGGVLRKILEKKRLHVKNMTIHANVTRNEREANRVEAIHLHFVLGGEGLTEEKVAKSLEVARKNCPIVRSVEECIRITETFEIKKGSENNDE
- the cax gene encoding calcium/proton exchanger; the encoded protein is MNKVFALLVLAGVPLSILGGLFHWPSVVMFAVYCVTIIALASYMGRATESLAIVAGPRIGGLLNATFGNAVELIISVFALKAGLVGVVLASLTGSVLGNLLLVAGLSFFVGGLKYKRQEFNVYDARHNAGLLTFAILVAFVIPEVFSLHMSEGETLSLSVGISVIMIILYVAALYFKLVTHRGVYQHKSDEVEEHEEPEWGKGKAIAILALATLAVAYISEKLVHTFETVAESFGWSELFIGIIIVAIVGNAAEHASAIIMAYKNKMNVAVEIAIGSTLQIAMFVAPVLVLISLFFPTSMPLVFSLPELVAMATSVLLMIVLSNDGDTNWFEGATLLAAYTIMGIGFYLL
- a CDS encoding YfkD famly protein gives rise to the protein MRKWMLSCAISLLVAYSPALAIAATPVDISKENTYPNPTQDLPYLQPSPFAKQLIETANVKIENPELIRLLNESSVSSTPFAFGYRATIYLGQWPLNYQSLETSTNWEYQKVNTNFLDNRGGNTAQKLYYKQEMQKHIRGGLTAPVPNEEAVKKMMLLTAMKKTNLPLSFSTVIGIGTKKDQPYQVPVKKLGYLYAFSPAVNEKGKVTYGEVYIVLKGNKKKIVVKNVMTQGVGAWIPVQDRLSFLYIVSDQPR
- the yfkAB gene encoding radical SAM/CxCxxxxC motif protein YfkAB, whose translation is MTEMTLKPITPSFDPWEAYMDVKQYGNMQLTNIEFTTTTLCNMRCEHCAVGYTLQTKDPEALPVDLLIRRLDEIPQLRSLSITGGEPMLSLKSVEQYVVPLLKYAHERGVRTQINSNLTLDLERYEKIIPYLDVLHISHNWGTIDDFVEGGFKMMEKKPSRKQREAYFFRMLENAKALSKMGVFVSAETMINKRTLPHLETIHRQIVEEMHCKRHEVHPMYASDFASALETVSLAELREAIHHLLDVRDENVWMLFGTLPFYPCSPNEEDLALLKRLYTSKNVTVRNDPDGRSRLNVNIFTGEIIVTDFGDEPSLGNIQRDTLLEAYEKWMRSPLAKQLNCHCPSVQCLGPNVLVKNIYYPTVDFTKRKALLTK